One genomic segment of Pseudomonas chlororaphis subsp. aurantiaca includes these proteins:
- a CDS encoding response regulator transcription factor produces MRLLLVEDHVSLADELLAGLNRQGYAVDWLADGRDALYQGASEPYDLIVLDLGLPGVPGLEVLAKWRAGGLATPVLILTARGSWAERIEGLKAGADDYLTKPFHPEELHLRIQALLRRSHGQANQPTLQAAGLHLDEGRQCVVRDGVDIQLTAAEFRLLRYFMLHPEQILSKSHLAEHLYDGETERDSNVLEVHVNHLRRKLGRSVIETRRGQGYLFGGNTR; encoded by the coding sequence ATGCGCCTGCTCCTGGTGGAAGACCACGTCTCCCTGGCCGACGAACTGCTGGCCGGGCTCAATCGCCAGGGCTACGCCGTGGACTGGCTGGCCGATGGTCGTGATGCGCTGTACCAGGGCGCCAGCGAGCCTTACGACCTGATCGTGCTCGACCTCGGCCTGCCGGGGGTTCCGGGCCTGGAAGTGCTGGCCAAGTGGCGCGCCGGCGGCCTGGCGACCCCGGTGCTGATCCTCACCGCCCGCGGTTCCTGGGCCGAACGCATCGAAGGCCTGAAGGCCGGTGCCGACGACTACCTGACCAAACCCTTCCACCCGGAAGAGTTGCACCTGCGTATCCAGGCGCTGTTACGCCGTTCCCACGGCCAGGCCAACCAGCCGACACTGCAGGCAGCCGGGCTGCACCTCGACGAAGGCCGCCAGTGCGTGGTGCGCGACGGCGTGGATATCCAGCTGACCGCCGCCGAGTTCCGCCTGCTGCGCTACTTCATGCTGCACCCGGAGCAGATCCTCTCGAAGAGCCACCTGGCCGAGCACCTCTACGACGGTGAGACCGAGCGCGACTCCAACGTACTGGAAGTCCACGTCAACCACCTGCGGCGCAAGCTCGGGCGCAGCGTGATTGAAACCCGTCGCGGCCAGGGCTACCTGTTCGGCGGGAACACCCGGTGA
- a CDS encoding helix-turn-helix transcriptional regulator translates to MNNRLRELRAAQGWSQAELAAHLNVSRQTVNAIETGRYDPSLPLAFKIAKAFGLPIEGIFEAPQD, encoded by the coding sequence GTGAACAATCGCCTGCGTGAACTGCGCGCCGCGCAAGGCTGGTCCCAGGCGGAGCTGGCCGCGCACCTGAACGTTTCAAGGCAGACCGTGAACGCCATCGAGACGGGGCGCTACGACCCCAGCCTGCCCCTGGCCTTCAAGATCGCGAAGGCCTTCGGCCTACCCATCGAGGGCATTTTCGAGGCCCCGCAGGACTGA
- a CDS encoding nucleoside 2-deoxyribosyltransferase, with protein sequence MSPRIYLAGFDVFRRDAIARGEYLKNLCQAQGLQGLYPFDHQVPAQPMPEQTAQLICQQNLQMIRDCDAVLANLNAFRGLEPDSGTAFEVGMAVALGKPVWAWFEAPATLREQVPHDADGRDAEGFLVEDFKLPRNLMLACTWAGHSRSAEDALPRLAAYLAQRPPTF encoded by the coding sequence ATGAGCCCACGCATCTACCTCGCCGGCTTCGATGTGTTTCGCCGCGATGCCATCGCCCGCGGCGAATACCTCAAGAATCTGTGCCAGGCCCAGGGCCTGCAAGGCCTCTACCCTTTCGATCATCAGGTGCCGGCCCAGCCGATGCCGGAGCAGACCGCCCAACTGATCTGCCAGCAGAACCTGCAGATGATCCGCGACTGCGACGCGGTACTGGCCAACCTCAACGCCTTTCGCGGCCTGGAGCCGGACTCCGGTACTGCCTTCGAGGTGGGCATGGCCGTCGCCCTGGGCAAACCGGTGTGGGCCTGGTTCGAGGCGCCCGCGACCCTGCGCGAACAAGTGCCCCATGACGCCGACGGCCGCGACGCCGAAGGTTTCCTGGTGGAGGATTTCAAGCTGCCGCGCAACCTGATGCTGGCCTGCACCTGGGCCGGCCACAGCCGCAGCGCCGAAGACGCCTTGCCGCGCCTGGCGGCTTACCTCGCACAGCGACCGCCAACGTTCTGA
- a CDS encoding PepSY domain-containing protein has product MKTLTALFTATLIGMTASLAHARDLGPDEALRLRDAGTIVSFEKLNATALAKHPGATITETELEEEYGKYIYQIEMRDPQGVEWDLELDAVSGQVLKDHQDT; this is encoded by the coding sequence ATGAAAACCCTGACTGCCCTGTTCACCGCGACCCTCATCGGCATGACCGCCAGCCTGGCCCATGCCCGCGACCTGGGGCCCGACGAGGCCCTGAGACTGCGCGACGCTGGTACCATTGTGTCCTTTGAAAAACTCAATGCCACGGCATTGGCCAAGCACCCGGGCGCGACCATCACCGAAACCGAGCTGGAAGAGGAGTACGGCAAGTACATCTACCAGATCGAGATGCGCGATCCTCAAGGGGTTGAGTGGGACCTGGAATTGGACGCGGTGAGCGGCCAGGTGCTCAAGGATCATCAGGATACGTAA
- a CDS encoding NUDIX hydrolase encodes MENTWLTHAKRLQALASNGLHFCKDPFDRERYQEVADIAHDMLAQLADVPLERIAGLVSDFAERYSTPLVDVRGALIEDDRILLVREQTDGRWALPGGYADIGLSAAENIVKEIHEEAGLSVSARALYSVRHKAKGPFTPDTRDFYKLYFLCERSERSAPVAGSEVSDAGFFALDALPELSRGRTVEGDIEAAFAFHRGETRLTLFD; translated from the coding sequence ATGGAAAACACCTGGCTCACCCACGCCAAACGCTTGCAGGCCCTCGCCTCCAACGGGCTGCATTTCTGCAAGGACCCGTTCGATCGCGAGCGTTACCAGGAAGTCGCCGATATCGCCCACGACATGCTCGCGCAACTGGCCGACGTGCCCCTGGAACGCATCGCCGGCCTGGTGTCGGACTTTGCCGAACGCTACTCGACACCCCTGGTGGATGTGCGCGGCGCCTTGATCGAAGACGACCGCATCCTCCTGGTCCGCGAACAGACCGACGGACGCTGGGCCTTGCCCGGCGGTTATGCCGATATCGGCCTGTCGGCCGCCGAAAACATCGTCAAGGAGATCCACGAAGAAGCCGGGCTCAGCGTCTCGGCCCGCGCCCTCTACAGTGTCCGGCACAAAGCCAAGGGCCCCTTCACTCCCGACACCCGGGACTTCTACAAGCTGTATTTTCTCTGCGAGCGCAGTGAGCGCAGCGCCCCGGTGGCTGGCTCGGAAGTCAGCGACGCCGGGTTCTTCGCCCTCGACGCCCTGCCCGAACTGTCCCGCGGCCGCACCGTGGAAGGCGATATCGAAGCGGCCTTTGCCTTCCACCGCGGCGAAACCCGCCTGACCCTGTTCGATTGA
- a CDS encoding patatin-like phospholipase family protein, which translates to MTAIHIKFPALTLKAGPRALARIRANGLSAAEVGTLPGAAGGPKALGIQGLDLALFGEWLPAAPRERSLIGASVGSWRFASACLPDAAESIRRLGQLYNAQSFAKGVTIAQISQSSQRMLHELLDGRDASILDNPHYRLNIMVVKSHGLLADDHRGRLGLGLSSVIADNLRGRARLSRHFERLVLHDPRLAPPLRALDDFPSRFVPLDTHNLRQALLASGSIPMVMQGVRDLPGAGAGTFRDGGLLDYHLDLPYSGDDIVLYPHFTDRVIPGWFDKTLPWRRGNPGRLQDVLLLAPSKEYLARLPYGKLPDRNDFKRFMGDDASRQKYWRSAMDESRRLGDEFLELAAGGRLGERLLTL; encoded by the coding sequence ATGACCGCTATCCACATCAAGTTTCCCGCCCTGACCCTCAAGGCCGGCCCACGCGCCCTGGCGCGCATCCGCGCCAACGGCCTGAGCGCCGCCGAAGTCGGCACCCTGCCCGGCGCCGCCGGCGGGCCGAAAGCCCTGGGCATCCAGGGGCTGGACCTGGCGCTGTTCGGCGAGTGGCTGCCGGCGGCGCCACGGGAGCGTTCGCTGATCGGTGCCTCGGTGGGTTCCTGGCGCTTCGCCAGCGCCTGCCTGCCGGACGCCGCCGAAAGCATCCGCCGCCTGGGCCAACTGTACAACGCCCAGAGCTTCGCCAAGGGCGTGACCATCGCGCAGATCAGCCAGAGTTCGCAGCGCATGCTGCACGAGCTGCTCGACGGCCGCGATGCGAGCATTCTCGACAACCCGCACTACCGGCTGAACATCATGGTGGTGAAAAGCCACGGCCTGCTCGCCGACGACCATCGCGGGCGGCTGGGCCTGGGATTGTCCTCGGTGATCGCCGACAACCTGCGTGGCCGCGCGCGCCTGTCCCGGCACTTCGAACGCCTGGTGCTGCACGACCCGCGCCTGGCGCCGCCGCTGCGGGCCCTCGACGACTTCCCCTCGCGCTTCGTGCCGCTGGACACCCACAACCTGCGCCAAGCCCTGCTCGCCTCGGGCTCGATCCCGATGGTCATGCAAGGCGTGCGCGACCTGCCCGGCGCCGGGGCCGGCACCTTCCGCGACGGCGGCCTGCTGGACTACCACCTCGACCTGCCCTACAGCGGCGACGACATCGTGCTCTACCCGCACTTCACCGACCGGGTGATTCCCGGCTGGTTCGACAAGACCCTGCCCTGGCGCCGCGGCAACCCGGGTCGCCTGCAGGACGTGTTGCTGCTGGCACCGTCGAAGGAATACCTGGCACGCCTGCCCTACGGCAAACTGCCGGACCGCAACGACTTCAAGCGCTTCATGGGCGACGACGCCAGCCGCCAGAAATACTGGCGCAGCGCGATGGACGAAAGCCGGCGCCTGGGCGACGAGTTCCTCGAACTGGCCGCAGGTGGTCGTCTCGGCGAACGGCTATTGACCCTTTAG
- a CDS encoding sensor histidine kinase translates to MRSIQRRLSLGLISVMVIVGLVLAQTSLWLFEMGLQRYLEAGLRNDSESLLVALVRGPQGLQLDERRLSPAYQRPFSGHYFRIDFDEVHWRSRSLWDQDLPKLEQTGLHSNLQLGPEGQRLLVLRTDYRRFGQSISISVAQDYTPVRESFLRMQQVGLGLGLAGLLLILILQRLTVRRALRPLEQAREQIAQLQRGQRSQLDEQVPLELEPLVAQINHLLAHTEDSLKRSRNALGNLGHALKTPLAVLLSLASNPKLQAHPELRQLLEEQLEQVQQRLNRELNRARLAGDALPGALFDCDAELPGLLATLNMIHGEHLDLSYQAAPGLQLPWDREDLLELLGNLLDNACKWADAEVALSVWQSAQGYGLAVDDDGPGIPEEQRSQVFSRGTRLDEQTDGHGLGLGIVRDIVESWGGVLRLLESPQGGLRVLIELPKR, encoded by the coding sequence GTGAGGTCGATCCAGCGCCGCCTGAGCCTGGGCCTGATCAGCGTGATGGTGATTGTCGGCCTGGTGCTGGCGCAGACCAGCCTGTGGCTGTTCGAGATGGGTTTGCAACGCTATCTGGAAGCCGGCCTGCGCAACGACAGCGAAAGCCTGCTGGTGGCGCTGGTGCGTGGTCCGCAGGGGTTGCAGCTGGACGAGCGGCGTCTGTCGCCAGCCTATCAGCGGCCGTTTTCCGGGCATTACTTCCGTATCGATTTCGATGAGGTGCACTGGCGCTCCCGCTCCTTGTGGGACCAGGACCTGCCAAAATTGGAGCAGACCGGCCTGCACAGCAACCTGCAACTGGGGCCGGAGGGCCAGCGCCTGCTGGTGCTGCGCACCGATTACCGACGCTTCGGGCAATCGATTTCCATCAGCGTCGCCCAGGACTACACCCCGGTGCGCGAGAGTTTCTTGCGCATGCAGCAGGTTGGCCTCGGCCTGGGCCTGGCCGGCCTGCTGCTGATCCTGATCCTGCAGCGGCTTACCGTGCGCCGCGCCTTGCGCCCGCTGGAGCAGGCCCGCGAGCAGATCGCCCAGCTGCAACGCGGCCAGCGTTCGCAACTTGACGAACAGGTGCCGTTGGAGCTGGAGCCGCTGGTGGCGCAGATCAACCATCTGCTGGCCCACACCGAAGACAGCCTGAAGCGTTCGCGCAATGCCCTGGGCAACCTCGGGCATGCGCTGAAGACCCCGCTGGCGGTGCTCTTGAGCCTGGCCTCCAACCCCAAGCTGCAAGCGCACCCGGAGTTGCGCCAGTTGCTCGAAGAGCAGTTGGAGCAAGTACAACAGCGACTCAACCGTGAACTGAACCGCGCGCGCCTGGCCGGCGATGCGTTGCCCGGCGCGCTGTTCGATTGCGACGCCGAGCTGCCGGGACTGCTGGCAACCCTGAACATGATCCATGGCGAGCACCTGGACCTGAGCTATCAGGCGGCCCCCGGCCTGCAACTGCCCTGGGACCGGGAAGACCTGCTGGAGCTGCTGGGCAACCTGTTGGACAACGCCTGCAAGTGGGCCGATGCCGAAGTGGCGCTGAGCGTCTGGCAGAGCGCCCAGGGTTATGGCCTGGCGGTGGACGACGATGGACCGGGGATTCCTGAAGAGCAGCGCAGCCAGGTATTCAGCCGTGGCACGCGCCTGGACGAACAGACCGATGGCCATGGCCTGGGTCTGGGCATCGTGCGCGACATCGTCGAGAGCTGGGGCGGGGTGTTGCGCTTGCTGGAAAGCCCGCAGGGCGGCCTGCGGGTGTTGATCGAGTTGCCCAAGCGCTAG
- a CDS encoding alpha/beta fold hydrolase: MSDWPLDRTYSFNGYTVRYAIHGEGPPLVLVHGTPFSSYVWHRIAPHLRASHRVHYFDLLGYGQSEQAAGQDVSLGVQNQLLAELLEHWGLERPDVVAHDFGGATALRAHLLNGKDYRSLTLIDPVALSPWGSPFVQHVRQHEQAFSGVPDYIQRAIVPAYIRGAIQREIPDQELAPYVQPWLGASGQAAFYRQIAQMDERYTSEVAGLYPSIRCPTQILWGEDDQWIPIERGRQLHQLIPGSRFQAVPNAGHLLQEDAPEAIIAALLRFLPQAGSKA, encoded by the coding sequence ATGAGCGATTGGCCGCTGGATCGAACCTACAGCTTCAATGGGTACACCGTTCGCTACGCCATTCATGGTGAGGGCCCGCCCCTGGTATTGGTGCACGGCACGCCCTTCTCTTCCTACGTCTGGCACCGCATCGCCCCGCACTTGCGCGCCAGCCACCGGGTGCACTATTTCGACCTGCTGGGCTACGGCCAGTCGGAACAGGCCGCCGGCCAGGATGTGTCCCTCGGCGTGCAGAACCAGCTGCTGGCCGAACTGCTGGAACACTGGGGCCTGGAGCGCCCGGACGTAGTAGCCCATGACTTCGGCGGCGCCACCGCCCTGCGCGCCCACCTGCTCAATGGCAAGGACTACCGCAGCCTGACCCTGATCGACCCGGTGGCGCTGTCGCCCTGGGGCTCGCCGTTCGTGCAGCACGTGCGCCAGCATGAACAGGCCTTCAGCGGCGTGCCGGACTACATCCAGCGCGCCATAGTGCCGGCCTACATCCGTGGGGCGATCCAGCGCGAGATCCCCGACCAGGAGCTGGCGCCCTACGTCCAGCCCTGGCTCGGCGCCAGCGGCCAGGCTGCCTTCTACCGGCAGATCGCGCAGATGGACGAGCGCTACACCAGCGAAGTGGCCGGGCTCTATCCGAGCATTCGTTGCCCGACCCAGATCCTCTGGGGCGAGGACGATCAGTGGATCCCCATCGAGCGCGGGCGCCAGTTGCACCAGTTGATCCCCGGCTCGCGGTTCCAGGCCGTGCCCAACGCCGGCCACCTGCTGCAGGAAGACGCACCGGAAGCCATAATCGCCGCGCTGTTGCGTTTTCTACCCCAGGCCGGGAGCAAGGCATGA
- the queD gene encoding 6-carboxytetrahydropterin synthase QueD, which produces MEIFKEFTFESAHRLPHVPAGHKCGRLHGHSFKVAIHLSGDLDPHTGWIRDFSEIKEIFKPLYERLDHNYLNDIPGLENPTSEVLAKWIWNELKPLLPELSAIRIHETCTSGCIYRGE; this is translated from the coding sequence GTGGAAATCTTCAAAGAGTTTACCTTCGAATCCGCCCACCGCCTGCCCCACGTGCCTGCCGGCCACAAGTGCGGGCGCCTGCACGGCCACTCGTTCAAGGTGGCCATCCACCTGAGCGGCGACCTCGATCCGCACACTGGCTGGATTCGTGACTTCTCCGAAATCAAGGAGATCTTCAAGCCGCTCTACGAGCGCCTGGACCACAACTACCTGAACGACATCCCCGGCCTGGAAAACCCCACCAGCGAAGTGCTGGCCAAGTGGATCTGGAACGAGCTCAAACCCCTGCTGCCGGAGCTGAGCGCGATCCGCATCCACGAGACCTGCACCAGCGGCTGCATCTATCGCGGCGAATAA
- a CDS encoding PepSY domain-containing protein — protein MKVNLRAGSRVALALLAFCSVALARDLDQDEALRLRQQGVILPLEQLLQQALDRYPGAKLLEAELEEKHDVYIYEVELLTAEGVVRELDLEATTGRLLKDKEDD, from the coding sequence ATGAAGGTAAATCTACGCGCCGGCAGCAGGGTGGCCCTGGCGCTTCTGGCTTTCTGCTCGGTGGCGCTGGCCCGCGACCTGGACCAGGATGAAGCCCTGCGCTTGCGCCAGCAAGGGGTGATCCTGCCGCTGGAGCAACTGTTGCAACAGGCCCTGGACCGTTACCCCGGGGCCAAGCTGCTGGAAGCCGAGCTGGAAGAAAAACACGACGTCTACATCTATGAAGTCGAGCTGCTGACTGCCGAGGGCGTGGTTCGCGAGCTGGACCTCGAGGCCACCACCGGCCGCTTACTGAAAGACAAGGAAGATGACTGA
- the codB gene encoding cytosine permease, translating to MTQNDPGNDYPLSEVPMHARKGLASTAMVLLGFTFFTATMFAGGKLGVAFSFAQMLGVIVLGNLLLGLYAAGLGYIAFKSGLNSVLMGRFCFGEVGSKLSDLILGFTQIGWYAWGTATAAVVLGKYFELGQGTVLGLMVLFGLVFCATAYVGYRGLEILSWIAVPAMALLLLLSMWVATVKVGGLDGLLAVVPSASLDLSTAITLVFGTFVSGATQATNWTRFSRSARVAVLASLIGFFIGNGLMVLIGAYGAIVYQQPDVVEVLLLQGFAMAAMAMLLLNIWSTQDNTIYNFAVAGCNLLRTGRRKTVTLVGAAIGTLLALLGMYDMLVPYLILLGTVIPPIGGVIMADFFYRYRGQYPRLADSKLPAFNWAGLGAYAIGTVAAFGSPWVAPLVGIAAAALSYMLLNSLLGARTTTAADIQA from the coding sequence ATGACGCAGAACGATCCAGGTAACGACTACCCGCTCAGCGAAGTCCCGATGCACGCGCGCAAGGGCCTGGCCTCCACGGCCATGGTGCTGCTGGGCTTCACCTTTTTCACCGCCACCATGTTCGCCGGCGGCAAGCTCGGGGTGGCCTTCAGCTTTGCCCAGATGCTCGGGGTGATCGTCCTCGGCAACCTGCTGCTGGGCCTGTACGCGGCAGGCCTGGGCTATATCGCCTTCAAGAGCGGCCTGAACTCGGTGCTGATGGGGCGCTTCTGTTTCGGCGAGGTGGGCAGCAAGCTCAGCGACCTGATCCTCGGTTTCACCCAGATCGGCTGGTACGCCTGGGGCACCGCCACCGCTGCGGTGGTGCTGGGCAAGTATTTCGAGCTGGGCCAGGGCACCGTGCTGGGGCTGATGGTGCTGTTCGGCCTGGTGTTCTGCGCCACCGCCTACGTGGGTTACCGCGGGCTGGAAATCCTTTCCTGGATCGCGGTGCCGGCCATGGCCCTGCTGCTGTTGCTGTCGATGTGGGTGGCCACGGTCAAGGTCGGCGGCCTCGATGGGTTGCTGGCCGTGGTGCCGAGCGCCAGCCTAGACCTGTCCACGGCCATCACCCTGGTGTTCGGCACCTTCGTCAGCGGCGCCACCCAGGCCACCAACTGGACGCGTTTTTCCCGCTCGGCCAGGGTCGCGGTGCTGGCCAGCCTGATCGGCTTTTTTATCGGCAACGGCCTGATGGTGCTGATCGGTGCCTACGGCGCCATCGTCTACCAGCAGCCGGACGTGGTCGAAGTGCTGCTGTTGCAGGGGTTCGCCATGGCCGCCATGGCCATGCTCCTGCTGAATATCTGGAGCACCCAGGACAACACCATCTACAACTTCGCCGTCGCCGGCTGCAACCTGCTGCGCACCGGCCGGCGCAAGACCGTGACCCTGGTCGGCGCGGCGATCGGCACCCTGCTGGCGCTGCTGGGCATGTACGACATGCTGGTGCCCTACCTGATTCTGCTGGGCACGGTGATCCCGCCGATTGGCGGGGTGATCATGGCCGACTTCTTCTATCGCTATCGTGGCCAGTACCCGCGCCTGGCCGACAGCAAATTGCCGGCGTTCAACTGGGCCGGCCTGGGCGCCTATGCCATCGGCACCGTGGCGGCCTTCGGCTCGCCCTGGGTCGCGCCACTGGTGGGCATCGCGGCCGCCGCCCTGAGCTACATGCTGCTGAACAGCCTGCTCGGTGCACGCACCACGACCGCGGCGGACATCCAGGCATGA